The Lutibacter sp. Hel_I_33_5 genome has a window encoding:
- a CDS encoding enoyl-CoA hydratase/isomerase family protein — protein MNFENLLVTIENGLATITINRPKKLNALNKVTIEELNTVFEALEDDTSVKVIVLTGSGDKAFVAGADISEFAHFSAEEGGRLAKNGQEMLFDFVENLSTPIIAAINGFALGGGLELAMSCHFRIASENAKMGLPEVSLGVIPGYGGTQRLPQLIGKGRAMEMIMSANMISAEDAKEYGLVNHVVSPEELLPLAEKIASRIMRNSSVAISAAIKAINDNFKDGINGFETEINEFGNCFSTQDFKEGTSAFLEKRKPKFS, from the coding sequence ATGAATTTCGAAAATTTACTTGTTACTATTGAAAACGGATTAGCAACAATAACGATCAATAGACCTAAAAAATTAAACGCATTAAATAAAGTTACTATAGAAGAATTAAATACAGTTTTTGAAGCTTTAGAAGATGACACATCTGTAAAAGTTATTGTGTTAACGGGTAGTGGAGATAAAGCTTTTGTTGCCGGAGCAGATATTTCTGAATTTGCACATTTTTCTGCTGAAGAAGGAGGAAGGTTAGCAAAAAATGGACAAGAAATGTTATTTGATTTTGTAGAAAATTTATCAACACCAATAATTGCTGCCATTAATGGTTTTGCTTTAGGCGGAGGTTTAGAATTAGCGATGTCTTGTCATTTTAGAATAGCATCAGAAAATGCAAAAATGGGCTTACCAGAAGTTTCTTTAGGTGTAATACCAGGGTATGGTGGCACACAGCGATTACCTCAATTAATAGGGAAAGGAAGAGCTATGGAAATGATTATGTCTGCCAATATGATTTCTGCTGAAGATGCAAAAGAGTATGGTTTGGTAAACCATGTAGTTTCCCCCGAAGAATTACTGCCGCTAGCAGAAAAAATAGCGAGTAGAATTATGCGTAACTCTTCAGTTGCCATATCAGCAGCAATAAAAGCAATTAATGATAATTTTAAGGACGGAATTAATGGTTTTGAAACTGAAATTAATGAGTTTGGAAATTGTTTTTCTACACAAGATTTTAAAGAAGGGACATCTGCTTTTTTAGAAAAGAGAAAGCCAAAATTTTCGTAA
- a CDS encoding PAS domain-containing sensor histidine kinase, with protein MILLILLASVLILGVTIYQYDEQTKEYNIHRFGRKEQATNQSIDLELKTKTSYPVNTKNLPKIFQERIYEISSIHKLNITIYDMNGKLLKSSIPAAFEKVEQIPLSKEVIAELANNSNHRILKIDNKKEISYQSSYAYINDPKFKRIGILELEFSQDNSEQERELREFMYRLGLVYLLMFVIAIAFAYFLSSYITRSIKKVSDKMQQTRLNKRNEKITLDAASSEINNLVDAYNSMIDDLQESAVKLAKSEREQAWREMAKQVAHEIKNPLTPMRLSVQSFERKFDPEDPKIKEKLTEYSQTLIQQIDVMSSIASAFSDFAKMPTQKREKIEVISVVKLALDIFNEEGVSYVPLENELYANLDKTQLIRIVTNLIKNALQASEKEEKPIIEVKVKSEKNNVKIIVSDNGKGISEEVKDLIFEPKFTTKSSGMGLGLPMIKNIIEAYDGTISFTSKEGIGTVFTVMLPKT; from the coding sequence ATGATTTTGCTAATTTTATTAGCGTCAGTGTTAATTCTGGGCGTGACTATTTATCAATATGATGAGCAAACAAAAGAATATAATATTCATCGATTTGGACGTAAAGAACAAGCTACAAATCAAAGTATAGATTTAGAGCTGAAAACGAAGACATCCTATCCAGTAAATACTAAAAATTTACCTAAAATTTTTCAAGAGCGTATTTATGAAATCTCTTCTATTCATAAGTTAAATATCACTATTTATGATATGAATGGAAAGCTTTTAAAATCATCTATACCAGCCGCTTTCGAAAAAGTTGAACAAATACCATTATCAAAAGAAGTAATTGCAGAATTAGCCAATAATTCTAACCATAGAATTTTAAAAATTGATAACAAAAAAGAAATAAGCTATCAATCTTCATACGCCTATATAAATGACCCAAAATTTAAGAGAATTGGAATTTTAGAACTTGAGTTTTCACAAGATAATTCGGAGCAAGAAAGAGAGCTAAGAGAGTTTATGTATCGCCTTGGTTTGGTGTATTTATTAATGTTTGTTATAGCTATTGCATTTGCGTATTTTTTATCTAGTTATATTACAAGATCAATTAAAAAAGTATCTGATAAAATGCAGCAAACACGTTTAAATAAACGTAATGAAAAGATCACTTTAGATGCAGCAAGTTCAGAAATAAATAATTTGGTAGATGCCTATAATAGCATGATAGATGATTTGCAAGAAAGTGCAGTGAAATTGGCAAAAAGTGAGCGTGAACAAGCATGGAGAGAAATGGCAAAACAAGTAGCGCACGAGATTAAAAATCCGTTAACGCCCATGCGATTATCTGTCCAAAGTTTTGAAAGAAAATTTGACCCAGAAGATCCAAAAATAAAAGAGAAATTAACAGAATATAGTCAGACATTAATTCAGCAAATAGACGTGATGAGTTCCATTGCATCAGCATTTTCAGATTTTGCTAAAATGCCAACTCAAAAACGTGAAAAAATTGAGGTGATTTCAGTTGTAAAATTGGCTTTAGATATTTTTAATGAAGAAGGAGTTTCTTACGTGCCTTTAGAAAATGAATTATATGCTAATCTAGACAAAACACAGCTGATTAGAATCGTTACAAATTTGATTAAAAATGCATTACAAGCATCAGAAAAAGAAGAAAAACCCATCATTGAAGTAAAAGTGAAATCAGAAAAAAACAATGTAAAAATTATAGTTTCTGATAACGGAAAAGGGATTTCTGAAGAAGTAAAAGACTTGATTTTTGAACCTAAGTTCACCACTAAATCAAGTGGAATGGGACTTGGTTTACCAATGATAAAAAATATAATTGAAGCTTATGACGGAACAATTTCTTTTACTTCAAAAGAAGGAATTGGAACTGTTTTTACTGTGATGCTACCTAAAACTTAA